A stretch of the Takifugu flavidus isolate HTHZ2018 chromosome 1, ASM371156v2, whole genome shotgun sequence genome encodes the following:
- the neurod1 gene encoding neurogenic differentiation factor 1 — MTRSVREDQVSVASEEQPTGGDTERGRGGGEEEEEEDHLHQLEEEEEDDEEEEEEEEEEEDSENKPKRRGPKKKKMTKARLQRFKVRRMKANARERNRMHGLNDALESLRKVVPCYSKTQKLSKIETLRLAKNYIWALSEILRSGKAPDLMSFVQVLCKGLSQPTTNLVAGCLQLNPRTFLPEQTPDLPAHLPSAGAVAYPGHFPFQSPGLTAGLPSPPYGTMEPSHIFHQVKGQSYGTLEPFFDSVLMSDGPAFDPPLSPPLSINGNFSSFKQEAVAVADYDKSFSFSVHYGGGGPAGHAALYGGGGANPRCSEVQVDTLMGFDGHSHHERLMNAQLNGIFHDS; from the exons ATGACCAGATCTGTGCGGGAGGATCAGGTGTCAGTGGCGTCAGAGGAGCAGCCCACAGGCGGAGACacggagaggggaagaggaggcggagaggaggaggaggaggaggatcacCTCCACCaactggaagaggaagaggaggacgatgaggaagaggaggaggaggaagaagaggaggaggacagtgagaACAAACCCAAGAGGCGCGggccaaagaagaagaagatgacaaAAGCACGCCTACAGAG GTTTAAGGTCCGTCGAATGAAAGCGAACGCCCGGGAGAGGAACCGCATGCATGGGTTAAATGATGCTCTGGAGAGTCTGCGGAAGGTCGTCCCTTGTTACTCCAAAACACAGAAACTGTCAAAGATAGAGACACTGCGCCTAGCAAAGAACTACATCTGGGCCTTGAGCGAGATCCTGCGCTCGGGCAAAGCTCCTGACCTTATGAGCTTTGTCCAGGTACTCTGCAAAG GTCTATCGCAGCCAACTACCAACCTAGTGGCGGGCTGCCTACAGCTGAATCCTCGGACTTTCTTGCCAGAACAGACGCCTGACCTTCCCGCTCATCTTCCTTCAGCGGGTGCCGTTGCTTACCCGGGACATTTCCCCTTCCAGAGTCCTGGGCTCACAGCTGGGCTGCCCAGCCCACCCTATGGTACCATGGAGCCCTCCCACATCTTCCATCAGGTCAAGGGTCAGTCCTATGGCACACTGGAGCCCTTTTTTGACAGCGTATTGATGTCCGATGGCCCGGCGTTTGACCCCCCGCTGAGCCCACCACTCAGCATCAACGGGAACTTCTCATCTTTCAAGCAAGAAGCTGTTGCCGTTGCCGACTATGACAAAAGTTTCTCCTTCAGTGTACACTACGGGGGAGGGGGACCAGCAGGACATGCTGCCctatatgggggtgggggggccaATCCACGGTGCAGTGAAGTGCAGGTGGACACCCTAATGGGTTTTGATGGACACTCACACCATGAGCGGCTAATGAATGCTCAGCTAAATGGCATTTTCCATGATTCCTGA